The DNA region ATCCGCGCTTTTTTCAAATACTGTGTGAGCGAAGAAATCATTACTAAAGATCCTTCTTATTTACTTGAATTACCCAAACTACAACGCAATCTTCCCGATTTTTTGAGTGTGGAAGAAATTGAAAAAATATTTTCGGCTATTGATATGAGTCGCCCCGACGGGCAACGCAATCGAGCAATTTTAGAAACTATGTATAGTTCGGGTTTACGCGTGAGTGAAGTCGTGGATTTAAAATTAAGCTGTTTGTATTTTAACGAAGGATTTATACGCGTTATCGGAAAAGGTGATAAGGAAAGGTTGATTCCCATCGGTCATGAAGCTATTAAATTTATTCAGATTTATATTACTACAATCCGCGTCCATCAAAAAATTGCCAAAGGTTTTGATGACTTTGTGTTTTTGAATAGGTTTGGGAAAAGTCTTTCGCGTATTATGATTTTTAATATCATCAAAAATTTGACACAAATTGCCGGCATACAAAAACAAGTTTCTCCACATACGTTCCGACATTCTTTTGCGACGCATTTAGTGGAAGGCGGTGCAGACTTGCGTGCTGTTCAAGAAATGCTCGGTCACGAGAGCATCACCACTACAGAAATATATACGCATTTGGATAGAGATTATCTCAAAGCCACTTTGAATATGTATCATCCAGCGTTTAAGAAATGATCCTAATTGGATACTTTCTAGTTTTTGCTCTTTAGTTTCTTAACTAAAAATCAAAATAATGTAATTCCATTTACAACCTTACATATCCAAACCTTTCTAAATCATCCAACTCATTAATGAGCATTGTCCGACTATTATTTAATAGATAAATAGCATCACTAATATCAAGCACATTTTGATAAAGATGATCGGTAATAATAAATCCCTTGTTTGATTTTTCGTATTGAATTAGTTCCATTATTTTCTCGATTTGAATTGGCGTTAGATGAGAAAATGGTTCATCCAAAATGGAGAATTGCGATTTTGCTTTTAAAATAACAAATACTTCTACTAATCTTCTCTGCCCACCAGATAAATGTCCAAATGTACTTTTTCTCAAATTTTTAAATTCGGAAAATACATCCACAAAGCTGTAAAAATCTATTAGAAAATCGTTGAAAACCCTATCTAAAGTAAGGTTAGCAGGTATAAAATTAAATTGGGGAAGAAAGGTTAGTTGTTCATTATTTCTAAAAGCGGAATTCAAAGTTATTTTATCTATTCTAACAGATTTGCTGAGAGGCTTCAAATTTCCATAAATAATATTCAATAAACAAGATTTACCTTGCCCATTTCTGCCGAGAATCCCAGTAATCGTATTTGTTTCACATTTTATATAAATATTGGACAATATACGCTTTGCACCAAAATCTAACAATATTCCGTCAGCTTCGAGTATATGCATCATCTGATTTTATAAGTTAAAATCATCAATATGATAAAGAGTATAAAATCAAACAATAACGTAGTTGCCCACAGCAAGACTTTTGGGATTCCTAGATTTTGAAAATAATAGAATTCTTTAAATTTATATTTACCAATAAAGTAATAAATCAAACCTAAAGTAAATATTTTAAACAAAAATAGTGTTCCGAAAACAAGCGGCCCATATTTTTGGAAAATACCAAGACAAACTAATGTAATTATAGAAGATGCAATTATAAAAAACCTATAAAAGGTGAAAATTATTCTAACCGATTTTAAAATATAATTTCCTTTTAAATGCATTTTTATTATACAGTTTATTTCTACTCCACCGGTATTACATAGTCTGGTTTTCCTGTGAAAATGCTCGAGATAGCTTTAGCGCCATAAATCCTTTTATCCAAACGATTACCAATTACTATTATCGTCGCTGTATCTTGAAGTAAACGAGTAAAGACAGAATTTGTTCCATGCCATTTACCATTATGATAAATAATAGAATCCCCATTTTTGTTGAAAAGCATGCGCCAAGCTAAACCATAATTATGCATTGAAACGCGTTCATTACTTTGTGGTTCATACGCCATTTTCAATGTAGTTGCTTTGATAAAACTATGTTCATATAAGCTCCTATCCCATTGCAATAGATCGCGCACCGTGCTATACACATTTTTATCCCCATAAGTAACATCCAAATGATCCATAGGGTATGGTCGATTACCATTGTAGGTCATGACATAATTGACCGTATCTTTGGGTTCGAATATATGCGTGTGCATCATCCCCAATGGTGTAAATACGCTATCTTTCATGTATTTAGGAAAAGTCATTCCCGTCACCTTTTCAATAATAGAAGCCAACATCATAAAGTTGGTATTGCAATAATGGAAATGCTTGTCCGGATT from Rhizosphaericola mali includes:
- the xerD gene encoding site-specific tyrosine recombinase XerD, translating into MWESYKNGFKSFLQLEKSLGENSVEAYLRDVDKLIAFLTEFHSGISIHNIDLKLLQSFVHWVAELGMTARSQARIISGIRAFFKYCVSEEIITKDPSYLLELPKLQRNLPDFLSVEEIEKIFSAIDMSRPDGQRNRAILETMYSSGLRVSEVVDLKLSCLYFNEGFIRVIGKGDKERLIPIGHEAIKFIQIYITTIRVHQKIAKGFDDFVFLNRFGKSLSRIMIFNIIKNLTQIAGIQKQVSPHTFRHSFATHLVEGGADLRAVQEMLGHESITTTEIYTHLDRDYLKATLNMYHPAFKK
- a CDS encoding ATP-binding cassette domain-containing protein; protein product: MMHILEADGILLDFGAKRILSNIYIKCETNTITGILGRNGQGKSCLLNIIYGNLKPLSKSVRIDKITLNSAFRNNEQLTFLPQFNFIPANLTLDRVFNDFLIDFYSFVDVFSEFKNLRKSTFGHLSGGQRRLVEVFVILKAKSQFSILDEPFSHLTPIQIEKIMELIQYEKSNKGFIITDHLYQNVLDISDAIYLLNNSRTMLINELDDLERFGYVRL
- a CDS encoding serine hydrolase domain-containing protein yields the protein MKKFLYIIGASLIALGSCKGKSNSNHLVASKDPETGLYEGDTSYFRQLTPEELQKYHDSALAAAHRILGNNFNGQILVAKNGQIVFEEYDGIYNFQTKSPITPTTSLHIASISKTFTGMTVLHLWEEGRLSLDDTIQKFFPNFPYHGITIKMLLAHRSGLPNYLNFLDVDYNRRHKATNQEVIDYMVTHVPPLQANPDKHFHYCNTNFMMLASIIEKVTGMTFPKYMKDSVFTPLGMMHTHIFEPKDTVNYVMTYNGNRPYPMDHLDVTYGDKNVYSTVRDLLQWDRSLYEHSFIKATTLKMAYEPQSNERVSMHNYGLAWRMLFNKNGDSIIYHNGKWHGTNSVFTRLLQDTATIIVIGNRLDKRIYGAKAISSIFTGKPDYVIPVE